The following proteins come from a genomic window of Pocillopora verrucosa isolate sample1 chromosome 6, ASM3666991v2, whole genome shotgun sequence:
- the LOC131794026 gene encoding monocarboxylate transporter 10-like translates to MGKNTKESKEIEKVQVQIQVQSVPDGGWGWSICLAGFIAQFVVLGIQNNTGILYKALLEEFKQSKGETAWVLSIGLGMMFLFAPVTSAFCERVGCRVVAFVGGLLGVLGFVLSSFVNDIPKLYLTFGVLWGIGASMSYLPTLRSLPYWFERRISLANGIVTAGSGVGTIAMGPIMQLVVNNLGWANAARVLGGVLCICTIGSLLYRVPSQTEHKDEKAEEAVKPSRPPLFDFTVFKNKAFLVWCIALSAFMMGYFVPFVHLPAYAEECGIPNSQSSTLVGMMSVGSTFGRLLFGKLGDHPRVNRLYCFQMAMLLIGVADTLSTLTKSYAGLVVYMLVFGVFDGCFVVFLAVLCADIVGVDKVAAGIGIQFFFMAITSIAGPPLAGVIYDLAKSYQIAFYVAGACSTVATCLLFLVPVLMPKESYEGSSEEQPLDGIRSPDSLPTTSTKASLGSCNKLNSNLHLTASQSYLNRYWDMPKRTSMRASMASLLSFSPLQPPKEVLVVVEKVSQV, encoded by the exons ATGGGAAAGAATacgaaagaaagcaaagaaatcGAAAAAGTTCAAGTGCAAATACAGGTCCAATCCGTACCGGATGGCGGTTGGGGATGGAGCATTTGTCTTGCCGGTTTCATCGCTCAGTTCGTCGTGTTGGGAATACAGAACAACACCGGCATTCTTTACAAGGCACTGTTAGAGGAATTCAAGCAAAGCAAAGGAGAAACAG CGTGGGTTCTTTCAATCGGCTTGGGCATGATGTTTCTCTTTGCGCCAGTGACGTCAGCTTTCTGTGAACGCGTTGGTTGTCGGGTAGTAGCATTCGTTGGTGGTTTGCTAGGAGTGCTGGGATTTGTGTTATCCTCGTTTGTCAACGACATTCCTAAACTTTACCTGACGTTTGGAGTCCTGTGGGGGATTGGTGCGAGCATGAGCTATTTGCCAACCCTTCGGTCGCTTCCGTATTGGTTTGAAag GCGCATAAGTCTGGCAAATGGAATTGTTACGGCCGGGAGTGGCGTAGGTACGATTGCTATGGGTCCCATCATGCAGCTCGTCGTGAACAATCTAGGATGGGCTAATGCGGCAAGGGTGCTCGGTGGAGTTTTGTGTATATGTACCATCGGTTCTCTGCTTTACAGAGTTCCCAGTCAAACTGAGCATAAGGATGAGAAAGCAGAAGAAGCCGTCAAACCCTCAAGACCGCCTTTGTTTGACTTTACTGTCTTCAAGAACAAAGCCTTCTTGGTCTGGTGCATAGCTTTGAGCGCATTTATGATGGgatattttgttccttttgtgcATTTG CCGGCGTACGCCGAAGAATGTGGTATACCAAACTCGCAGTCTTCCACGCTGGTTGGCATGATGTCAGTAGGCTCGACTTTTGGTCGGCTTCTTTTCGGAAAACTCGGAGATCACCCAAGAGTGAACCGACTATACTGTTTCCAGATGGCGATGCTACTCATTGGGGTTGCCGATACGTTGAGTACGCTGACCAAATCTTACGCCGGCCTGGTTGTGTACATGTTAGTCTTTGGTGTGTTTGATGGTTGTTTTGTAGTCTTTTTGGCTGTTCTTTGCGCGGACATTGTCGGAGTGGACAAAGTTGCTGCTGGAATTGGCATTCAATTCTTCTTCATGGCCATAACGTCTATTGCTGGTCCTCCTTTAGCAG GCGTTATTTACGATCTCGCGAAGTCCTATCAGATCGCCTTTTACGTTGCTGGCGCCTGCTCCACTGTTGCAACGTGTTTGTTATTTCTCGTGCCAGTCCTCATGCCCAAAGAAAGTTACGAAGGTAGCAGCGAAGAGCAACCGCTGGATGGTATCCGTTCACCAGACTCTCTTCCTACAACTTCCACAAAAGCCAGTCTCGGCTCGTGCAACAAACTGAATAGTAACTTGCATCTTACAGCGAGCCAATCTTACCTAAATCGGTACTGGGATATGCCAAAGAGAACAAGCATGCGTGCGAGCATGGCAAGCCTTTTGTCGTTTTCGCCGCTGCAGCCGCCAAAAGAAGTCTTAGTTGTGGTAGAGAAGGTCTCTCAGGTTTGA